A segment of the Trifolium pratense cultivar HEN17-A07 linkage group LG7, ARS_RC_1.1, whole genome shotgun sequence genome:
ggccaaaatacaaaaaatattgttttaacCTTAGGATTACAAGTAATAACTAAAATGTCTTGTTGATTTGCTCAAACAACTCAGTATCAAGTTCAGAATAAGGTGAAGCCTGTTTCTGTTTATAGAAGATAATGAAAACAAATACAATTAATAGACGATAACAGAACCAACCATCTAAAATGAAACGATCCTAAATCAAATATCACAAAAATCGCTCAAACTATAAATTTCAAATGGCCAAAAATAGTGGAAGGCCAAAACTAAGCAAATTCAAACCGTCGCAATGCCATCCTTTAGAAATGGGACAAGCAAGATGACAAAATTATCCAATGTGATGGTTCCTATTTCATTACACTGTCATATACGCATGCCCAAATATACTGAAGGAATGAAGATCATGATCACTAAATACCCATCCTTTATTCTAAGCAAAATAAAACACCATTTTGTTCTTATAATCAAGAAATTCATTTACTCTACATATCGTACATCGTGAGAAATAATATAAGGTGACAAAACTGCCTCGAACAGCAGCAAGAACAAGAATTACGAGAATTACTCTTATGGGAAAGACTATCTAAGTGTGAATTACAAAACTAAATGTGCAGCCATATGATAGAATCAAACCACAAAACTCAAACTAAGTTCCCATAACAATGGATAACTTGCTAGATATATCATTATGGCGAATTTTACTATGAATGCAGCAAATAGTAGTATTTAATTCACAAAACAGAACCATTTAAAAACAAATCTAGTAATGCCACACAACAAACTGAACGATAAAATagttttgtaataataataatattggaaTATAAAAGAAGTACAGAGTAAATAGAAATTAAAACTGAAGCAATGAGGCTGCAAAAACAAAGTTCTAATAATTGGCCCCAATCACAAATATCAAACTAATTCTATAAACTCCGTACCCAACAAAACAACAATTCTCAAAAAACTTAAGCAGTTGCAGCTCCTCCCTTCTTCCTAGGTGCAGCTTCAGTTCCTATATTTAAAAATCCACAAAGCAAAATCATTACCAACAATCAAAGTAATGACAAGGATATGaaattctttaaaaataataacaaaagatCAAGTGCCTGTTAATAAGTTTACCAAGAATCATTACTTGTTCGAACTTATCTATTACTtgtgaaaacagcttatagcaatagcatatacaaaaacaatttaacctaattttatcttttgctatagaaatagcttatgtaagcttatacaAAAGCACTAATTATGATAAGggcttatgctataagctgaTAATGCAAACAGACCATAAGTATCTAAATTGTGAACTGATTAAGGATTTTACTACAATAGAATAGAAAAAAGAGTACATACCCTCTCTGAAGCCACTCTTGAATCGGCGAGGAACGTTACGCAAGTACCTCATCCTACCAGTTCCAGTGGTCTTTCTACGGATTGCCTTAACACTCCAGTtatctaaaatcaaatatcaaatataattaacaaaccatcaaaaccctaattagaaaaatgttatgattaacaaaccaaaataaaCCCTAATTAGATATCGAATTGAGTACAGATCAAGAGCAATTACATTTTCTGACACGAGCAGCAGGGTATGCACAGGCGGAGCA
Coding sequences within it:
- the LOC123897745 gene encoding 60S ribosomal protein L37-3, translating into MGKGTGSFGKRRNKTHTLCVRCGRRSFHLQKSRCSACAYPAARVRKYNWSVKAIRRKTTGTGRMRYLRNVPRRFKSGFREGTEAAPRKKGGAATA